The Lactobacillus sp. ESL0680 genome has a segment encoding these proteins:
- the parC gene encoding DNA topoisomerase IV subunit A, whose protein sequence is MAIQERIREMPLEQVMGERFGRYSKYIIQERALPDIRDGLKPVQRRILYAMYQDNNTYDKPFKKAAKAVGNIMGNFHPHGDSSIYGALVHLSQDWKMREPLVEMHGNNGSMDGDGPAAMRYTESRLNKISNMLLQDIDKETVNMVLNFDDTEYEPTVLPARFPNLLVNGSTGISSGYATDIPPHNLSEVIDATIYLLKHPDATLDDLMKYVQGPDFPTGAIVMGQKGLREAYETGRGRIQVRAKTSIQEIRGHRQEIVITEIPFAVNKALMVKKMDEIRLNKEIDGIAEVRDETDRHGLSIVVELKKDADAQNILNYLFKNTELQVSYNFNMVAIDNMTPVQVGLKHILASYLDHEKDVVIKRTKFDLNKAQNRLEIIQGLIHAMDILDQVIKVIRGSKNKTDAKKNLTANFDFTSRQAEAIVSLQLYRMTNTDVDALVAEQTDLNEKVDQYQQLLSDPKVLDKEIIRELSAVKREFGNPRRTEISTATAKIQIDEQALVTDEQVRVLISRDGYLKRSSLRSWQSSDDAENGLPDGDDVVFEKTISTLASLYLFTNRGNVIYRPVHELVEAKWKETGQHLSQEIGLPSDEQVIRVFAFDKLDKEVNFLLATNDGYIKQLELANLQPTRTYRSRAMTAMKMKSTESQVVRVDVVQPDTKAEIILFTRDAYAVRYDVSEVPTSGAKAIGVKSVNLKDDDFIVSYILIEPEYLGLIKVGLITQRGAFKQFKAELINKVSRAKRGVLVLRELKTKPHRISALVSYGQNHTLSIITSSKRKVTLQTNEYPVGDRYSNGSFVIDTISDGEPVSLLLGQPLSNNN, encoded by the coding sequence ATGGCGATACAAGAACGAATTCGTGAAATGCCGCTTGAGCAGGTCATGGGTGAACGATTTGGACGATATTCCAAATACATCATTCAAGAACGGGCTCTACCGGATATTCGTGATGGCTTAAAGCCAGTGCAAAGAAGAATCCTTTACGCAATGTATCAGGATAATAACACTTACGACAAGCCGTTTAAAAAAGCAGCCAAGGCTGTAGGAAATATCATGGGTAACTTTCACCCACATGGCGACAGTTCGATTTATGGGGCGCTAGTTCACTTATCACAAGACTGGAAAATGCGCGAGCCGCTAGTTGAAATGCACGGTAACAATGGTTCAATGGATGGCGATGGTCCCGCAGCTATGCGTTATACGGAATCACGACTGAATAAGATTTCCAACATGCTGCTCCAGGATATTGATAAAGAAACCGTCAATATGGTGCTGAACTTCGATGACACGGAATATGAACCGACAGTTTTGCCAGCTAGATTTCCTAATTTACTGGTTAATGGTTCAACAGGAATTTCTTCAGGTTATGCGACTGATATTCCGCCACACAACTTGTCTGAAGTGATTGATGCCACGATATATTTATTGAAACATCCAGATGCTACGCTTGACGACCTGATGAAGTATGTTCAAGGCCCAGATTTTCCTACAGGGGCAATTGTCATGGGGCAAAAGGGACTGCGTGAAGCTTATGAAACTGGTCGCGGCCGGATCCAGGTTCGGGCTAAGACTTCAATTCAAGAAATCCGTGGCCACCGCCAAGAAATTGTGATTACCGAAATTCCATTTGCTGTCAATAAGGCCTTAATGGTTAAGAAAATGGATGAAATCCGCCTTAATAAGGAGATTGACGGGATTGCAGAAGTTCGTGATGAAACTGACCGTCACGGATTATCAATCGTTGTTGAACTTAAAAAGGATGCTGACGCGCAAAATATTTTGAATTATCTATTCAAGAATACTGAACTGCAAGTTTCTTATAACTTCAACATGGTTGCAATTGATAATATGACACCAGTTCAAGTGGGATTGAAGCATATTTTGGCTTCTTATCTTGACCACGAAAAAGATGTTGTCATCAAGCGAACTAAGTTTGACTTGAATAAGGCACAAAATCGTTTAGAAATCATTCAAGGATTAATCCACGCAATGGATATCTTAGATCAAGTGATTAAGGTTATTCGTGGATCGAAGAATAAAACTGACGCTAAGAAGAACTTGACTGCTAATTTTGACTTTACCTCAAGACAGGCAGAAGCGATTGTTTCCCTGCAACTGTATCGTATGACTAACACCGATGTTGATGCATTAGTTGCAGAACAGACGGACTTAAACGAAAAGGTCGACCAGTATCAACAATTGTTGTCTGATCCCAAGGTTTTGGACAAAGAAATTATTCGTGAATTATCAGCTGTTAAGCGTGAATTTGGCAATCCGCGGCGAACAGAAATTTCTACTGCCACTGCCAAAATTCAAATTGATGAACAAGCATTAGTGACTGATGAACAAGTTCGCGTTTTAATCAGTCGTGACGGCTATTTGAAGCGCTCGTCATTACGCTCATGGCAATCAAGTGACGATGCCGAAAACGGCTTACCAGATGGCGATGATGTTGTTTTTGAGAAGACAATCTCAACATTAGCTAGTCTGTACTTGTTTACCAACCGTGGTAATGTCATTTACCGCCCAGTCCATGAATTAGTTGAGGCCAAATGGAAAGAAACAGGGCAGCACTTGTCTCAGGAAATCGGCTTACCAAGTGATGAACAAGTAATTCGGGTTTTTGCGTTTGATAAGTTAGATAAAGAAGTCAACTTCTTGCTGGCTACCAATGATGGTTATATTAAGCAACTAGAGCTGGCTAATTTACAGCCAACGAGAACATATCGCTCTAGGGCAATGACTGCCATGAAAATGAAGTCAACAGAAAGCCAAGTGGTTCGCGTTGATGTTGTTCAGCCGGATACAAAAGCAGAAATCATTTTGTTCACGCGTGATGCTTATGCCGTTCGTTATGATGTAAGTGAAGTACCGACATCTGGCGCCAAGGCCATTGGGGTTAAATCAGTTAATTTGAAAGATGATGACTTTATCGTGTCTTACATTTTAATTGAGCCTGAATACCTGGGCTTAATTAAAGTTGGATTGATTACACAGCGTGGAGCTTTTAAGCAATTCAAGGCAGAACTAATTAACAAGGTATCACGGGCTAAGCGTGGAGTACTTGTCTTACGTGAATTAAAGACAAAGCCACACAGAATTTCTGCACTGGTATCTTATGGGCAAAATCACACTTTAAGTATTATTACTAGCAGTAAAAGAAAAGTAACATTACAAACTAATGAATATCCAGTGGGCGACCGTTATTCAAATGGTTCGTTTGTAATTGATACAATCAGTGATGGCGAGCCTGTCAGTTTACTGCTGGGTCAACCTTTATCTAATAATAATTAA
- a CDS encoding LysR family transcriptional regulator: MPKTDTILSTKSLHYFLQLIDTMNYTQAAQILGITQPALTQQIKKIEHAIGTPLFGQMGKKLYLTEAGKELQTGAIKLLNTINSVVSGIQEFTQADKGQVSIGILDSINSEVLRQFLVAFNQKNPDVTLNVTYYDRKNLWYNLDNNLIDIAVMFLPDSTKKSQAELQHQYEHCTIYEDQLTVLTHKDTVEAGQSYPISRFAHREWVAYPDDFYLTQLMKKKLGAKTNVKDCLTVPISFSATEQLVKTAQETDYDTFVSDAYYQAHKDEITLTPVHLKEVKPFAVSLVYRKGKKDVPRINNILTEFKNFLDK, translated from the coding sequence ATGCCTAAAACAGATACAATACTTTCAACTAAGTCCTTACATTATTTTTTACAATTAATTGATACGATGAATTACACGCAGGCTGCGCAAATATTGGGAATTACACAGCCGGCGTTGACGCAACAGATTAAAAAAATTGAACATGCAATTGGTACACCCTTGTTTGGTCAAATGGGTAAAAAGCTTTATTTAACTGAAGCTGGTAAGGAACTGCAGACTGGGGCAATTAAGTTATTGAACACAATTAACTCAGTTGTCAGCGGTATCCAAGAGTTTACTCAAGCTGACAAGGGTCAAGTCTCAATCGGTATCTTAGATAGCATTAACTCTGAAGTTTTGCGGCAGTTCTTGGTTGCTTTTAACCAAAAGAATCCTGATGTTACGCTTAATGTGACGTATTATGACCGCAAGAATTTGTGGTATAACTTGGACAATAACTTAATTGATATTGCAGTTATGTTCTTACCTGACAGTACCAAGAAGAGTCAGGCTGAATTACAACACCAATATGAACACTGCACGATTTATGAAGATCAATTGACGGTGTTAACTCATAAAGATACAGTTGAGGCAGGGCAGTCATACCCAATTTCTCGCTTTGCTCATCGCGAATGGGTTGCTTATCCAGATGATTTCTACTTAACACAATTAATGAAGAAAAAGCTTGGCGCTAAGACCAACGTCAAAGACTGCCTGACTGTTCCAATTAGTTTTTCAGCAACTGAGCAGTTAGTTAAGACAGCACAAGAGACTGATTACGATACGTTTGTCAGTGATGCATATTATCAAGCTCATAAAGATGAGATTACATTGACGCCAGTTCACTTAAAAGAAGTTAAACCATTTGCTGTGTCGTTAGTTTATCGTAAAGGCAAAAAAGATGTTCCGCGGATCAATAATATTTTGACCGAATTTAAAAATTTCTTGGATAAATAA
- a CDS encoding manganese-dependent inorganic pyrophosphatase, giving the protein MEKELVFGHQNPDTDAIGTAIAYAYLQNKLGFNTEAVALGEPNDETAYALKKFGFEAPRVIKTAANEVDKVMLVDHNEPQQSVSDIDQVTVTHVVDHHRIMNFDTSSPLFYLAEPVGCTSTIMWKLYKHFGVEIPQNIAGIMLSAIISDTLLLKSPTTTDDDKEAVEALAKIADVDYQTYGLEELKAGTNIAAKSEEDLIDLDAKSFALNGKNVRVAQINVVDLPEAMERKDAFLKTMQEASAANGYDMFMLLITNVLDSDSKALVVGSDEAQAAFEKAFGKVTDSEISLPGVVSRKKQVVPPLTEAFN; this is encoded by the coding sequence ATGGAAAAAGAGTTAGTTTTTGGCCACCAAAATCCTGATACTGATGCGATTGGGACTGCGATAGCTTACGCATACTTACAAAACAAGTTGGGCTTTAACACCGAAGCTGTAGCATTGGGTGAACCTAACGATGAAACTGCCTATGCTTTAAAGAAGTTTGGCTTTGAAGCACCACGGGTAATTAAAACCGCTGCTAATGAAGTTGATAAGGTAATGCTTGTTGACCATAATGAGCCGCAACAGAGTGTTTCTGATATCGACCAGGTAACAGTAACTCACGTTGTTGACCACCACCGGATTATGAACTTTGACACTAGTTCACCACTGTTTTACTTAGCAGAACCTGTTGGTTGTACAAGTACAATTATGTGGAAGTTGTACAAGCACTTTGGTGTTGAAATTCCGCAAAACATTGCCGGAATTATGCTTTCCGCAATCATTTCTGACACTTTGCTGCTCAAGTCACCAACGACTACAGATGATGACAAAGAAGCTGTCGAAGCTTTGGCTAAGATTGCTGATGTTGACTACCAGACTTATGGTCTTGAAGAGTTAAAAGCTGGTACAAACATCGCTGCTAAGTCAGAAGAAGACTTAATTGATTTGGATGCTAAGAGTTTTGCTCTTAACGGCAAAAACGTCCGTGTTGCACAAATTAATGTTGTTGACTTGCCAGAAGCAATGGAACGTAAAGATGCCTTCTTAAAGACAATGCAAGAAGCATCAGCTGCTAACGGCTATGACATGTTTATGCTCTTGATTACTAATGTTCTTGATTCCGATTCAAAAGCTCTTGTAGTGGGCTCAGATGAGGCTCAAGCAGCATTTGAAAAGGCATTTGGTAAGGTTACCGATTCAGAAATCAGTTTACCAGGAGTTGTTTCGCGTAAGAAGCAAGTTGTCCCACCATTGACTGAAGCTTTTAATTAA
- a CDS encoding helix-turn-helix transcriptional regulator: MSINLGKEICRRRREQKLTQEDLAELSDLSVNFISRLERTKNQNISIQKLDSIARALNTTTPDIIMNAYRFKEVKAENHQDNTPVFIKKVLNELRKMAPEKAERVCKSFIILAKEINKD, encoded by the coding sequence ATGAGTATAAATTTAGGAAAAGAAATATGCCGTCGTCGACGTGAACAGAAGCTGACACAGGAGGATCTCGCTGAATTAAGTGATTTGTCAGTTAACTTTATCTCACGTCTTGAACGTACTAAGAACCAAAACATTAGTATTCAAAAGCTTGACTCAATTGCCAGAGCTTTGAACACAACTACACCGGACATTATCATGAACGCTTACCGCTTTAAGGAAGTTAAAGCGGAAAATCATCAAGATAATACTCCAGTATTCATCAAGAAGGTTCTTAACGAATTAAGAAAAATGGCTCCTGAAAAGGCTGAACGCGTATGCAAGTCTTTCATCATTTTAGCCAAAGAAATTAACAAAGATTAA
- the xerS gene encoding tyrosine recombinase XerS has protein sequence METKKYLDLIETELKGMPDFVKEYNFGTTHSLTTTYQYLTEIRRFFDWLRQEGISSAPDNSQISVDTLANLRRNDIMLYINYLGHVKNQQGHLNSPTTINRSINALRSLFKFLTITADNNDGQPYFERNVMLKIDSLNNTKTLNYRAHILESHMYIGKLKYQFLDFIENEYEQHCNKQALPAFKINKERDMAIIALILGTGIRVSECAGVNLADLNLKKATLDVTRKGGQRDSVPIAEWTLDYITEYQKVRRERYSATKKETAFFLTRWHQQTKRMTTNAIEKMVNKYSASFGHPLTPHKLRHTLASELYGVTKDQVLVAQQLGQKGTSATDLYTHVDQKKQRDALNEISETENK, from the coding sequence GTGGAAACTAAAAAGTATTTAGACTTAATTGAAACCGAACTTAAGGGCATGCCGGATTTTGTTAAAGAGTATAATTTCGGCACTACCCATTCTTTAACGACAACATACCAATATTTAACCGAAATTCGGCGCTTTTTTGACTGGCTGCGTCAAGAAGGAATTTCATCTGCACCAGATAATAGTCAGATTAGCGTTGACACGCTGGCTAATTTACGGCGCAATGACATTATGCTGTACATTAACTATTTGGGGCACGTGAAAAATCAACAGGGACATTTGAACTCACCGACAACGATTAATCGGTCAATTAATGCCCTACGCTCTCTATTCAAGTTTTTAACGATTACAGCTGACAATAATGATGGTCAGCCCTACTTTGAACGCAATGTCATGCTTAAAATCGACTCGCTTAATAATACTAAAACGCTGAATTACCGAGCTCATATTCTTGAGTCGCACATGTACATTGGTAAATTAAAATATCAGTTTCTTGATTTTATTGAAAATGAGTACGAGCAGCACTGCAATAAGCAGGCATTGCCAGCCTTCAAAATCAATAAAGAACGTGATATGGCAATTATTGCCTTGATTTTAGGTACAGGAATTAGAGTTTCTGAATGTGCCGGCGTTAATTTAGCAGATTTAAACCTTAAAAAAGCTACACTTGATGTAACTCGTAAAGGTGGCCAGCGTGATAGTGTTCCAATTGCCGAATGGACTTTAGACTATATCACTGAATATCAAAAAGTTAGACGTGAACGTTATTCTGCTACTAAGAAAGAAACGGCATTTTTCTTAACGCGGTGGCACCAGCAAACAAAAAGAATGACCACTAACGCAATTGAAAAAATGGTCAACAAGTATTCTGCTAGCTTCGGTCACCCGTTAACGCCACATAAATTGCGTCATACGCTTGCTTCTGAGCTCTATGGCGTGACTAAAGACCAGGTGCTTGTAGCACAGCAGCTTGGACAAAAAGGCACCTCAGCGACTGATTTGTATACGCATGTCGATCAAAAGAAACAGCGTGACGCATTAAACGAAATTTCTGAAACCGAAAATAAATAG
- a CDS encoding S9 family peptidase produces the protein MTKNIAPEDLYQLRSVSQVRFYDDKIFFTENFIKKDSNSYLANLVSLDQDKNYRVWSQGGLNSSPRVLGDFLYYLHQEDSEKPQLYRMPIDGGSAQPFLLTDSDDVSVQELVVSDDTQALYVKTKKTKEKPKFKTEKFPEVRHVTKLNGRLDGYGWFENDAEFSLIKVDKLTQEATVLFTTKDDFELAAAKAGTIAYIRGRQPELDTDIDYTKAVYLYNEKMGTTELITSKVAQGSFSAAAFSPDGTTLALVGNDNSYPGQTVNDLWLYSLATKQLTNLTQQLPDVDVGYEAALTADFTQNLCSNSVVWLDNEQYAFTALHHGHSQLYLGNRDTVQLIRDEAEDITDFCAAGPQQLLLTISKQALPSELLLFDLETKTTSQLYNPNHDFEQTHSYLKAQKFTYLSKDKTQELEGWYLPAANQPKQSPVLLYVHGGPHAAYGETFFHEFQVLASWGYGIVYVNPRGSTTYGQKFCNDVDGHYGENDFSDVLAGLDYALEHFPELDKNHQYIAGGSYGGFMTTWAVGHTKRFKAAVAQRCVSDWISMNGTSDIGYWFDRQELQADLFSDDEALEKYWRMSPLAYAKNVTTPIRLLHGEWDMRCPISQSEEFFTAVKLAGAETDMIRYPQSFHGVSRNGLPSLRIHRMYDIKEWFDKHQ, from the coding sequence ATGACGAAAAACATCGCACCAGAAGACCTTTATCAGTTAAGATCAGTTTCGCAAGTACGATTTTACGATGATAAAATATTTTTTACTGAAAATTTCATTAAAAAAGACAGCAACAGTTATTTGGCCAATTTGGTTAGTCTCGATCAAGATAAAAACTATCGCGTTTGGAGTCAGGGAGGGCTAAATAGTAGTCCGCGAGTATTGGGCGATTTTCTCTATTATCTTCATCAAGAAGACAGCGAAAAGCCGCAACTTTACAGGATGCCAATTGATGGCGGTAGTGCACAGCCGTTCTTGTTAACTGATAGTGATGACGTTTCCGTTCAAGAATTAGTTGTTTCAGATGACACGCAAGCTTTGTATGTGAAGACTAAGAAAACTAAAGAAAAACCTAAATTCAAAACGGAAAAATTCCCAGAAGTTAGACACGTAACCAAGCTAAATGGGCGATTAGATGGTTATGGCTGGTTTGAAAATGATGCCGAATTTTCACTGATTAAGGTAGATAAACTAACGCAAGAAGCAACAGTTTTATTTACAACTAAGGACGATTTTGAATTAGCAGCAGCCAAAGCAGGGACTATTGCTTATATCAGGGGGCGCCAGCCTGAACTTGATACCGATATTGATTACACCAAGGCAGTGTATCTTTATAACGAAAAGATGGGTACTACCGAATTAATTACTAGTAAAGTTGCTCAAGGGAGTTTTTCTGCCGCGGCATTTTCACCGGACGGGACAACTTTAGCATTGGTCGGCAATGATAACAGTTATCCAGGGCAAACCGTTAACGATCTGTGGCTGTATTCTTTAGCAACTAAACAATTGACTAATTTAACTCAGCAGTTGCCCGACGTTGATGTAGGATACGAAGCAGCTCTAACTGCAGACTTTACCCAAAATTTATGCAGCAACAGTGTAGTTTGGTTAGATAATGAACAGTATGCTTTTACTGCTTTACATCACGGTCACAGTCAATTGTACCTAGGTAATCGGGATACTGTGCAATTAATTCGTGATGAAGCTGAAGATATTACTGACTTTTGTGCAGCTGGTCCTCAGCAATTACTTCTGACAATTTCAAAACAGGCATTGCCAAGTGAATTATTACTTTTTGACCTTGAAACTAAAACCACAAGCCAGTTGTATAATCCTAATCATGACTTCGAACAAACTCATAGTTATCTTAAGGCGCAAAAATTCACTTATCTGTCCAAAGACAAAACACAAGAACTGGAAGGCTGGTACTTGCCTGCAGCAAACCAGCCTAAACAGTCTCCAGTATTGTTGTATGTTCACGGTGGTCCACATGCAGCTTATGGTGAAACCTTTTTCCATGAATTTCAAGTTTTAGCTAGTTGGGGCTACGGAATAGTTTACGTTAACCCGCGTGGCTCAACCACGTACGGTCAAAAATTCTGTAATGATGTTGACGGCCATTATGGCGAAAACGACTTTTCTGACGTCTTAGCTGGTCTAGATTATGCCTTGGAACATTTCCCTGAATTAGATAAGAACCATCAATACATCGCTGGTGGTTCTTACGGCGGCTTCATGACAACTTGGGCTGTAGGGCACACCAAACGGTTTAAAGCAGCGGTTGCCCAGCGCTGTGTTAGTGATTGGATCAGCATGAATGGCACCTCAGATATCGGTTATTGGTTCGACCGTCAAGAACTGCAGGCAGACTTATTCAGCGACGACGAAGCCCTTGAAAAATATTGGCGAATGTCTCCGTTAGCTTATGCCAAAAACGTAACAACGCCGATTAGATTACTCCATGGTGAATGGGATATGCGTTGTCCAATTTCACAAAGTGAGGAGTTCTTTACTGCCGTTAAACTGGCAGGGGCAGAGACCGACATGATTCGCTACCCGCAATCATTCCACGGCGTGTCACGTAATGGCTTGCCGTCTCTTAGAATCCACAGAATGTATGATATTAAAGAATGGTTTGATAAACATCAATAA
- a CDS encoding NUDIX hydrolase produces the protein MDKKDQFTNWAIELQSLAQNGLEYGHDKFDRERYERIRAIATEMMAAKTGLPLKQVKSLFSSDDGYQTPKLGTRAAIFKDDQILLVRETIDGAWSMPGGWCEPNMSVTQNCIKEAKEESGRDVEAERVITICDHNHTIRGERAINVVNVFFLCREIGGEFVKNTETSDCRYFSLENLPELSIERNSEAEIKTCFDAYHDPNWQTTFE, from the coding sequence ATGGATAAAAAAGATCAGTTTACTAATTGGGCAATTGAATTACAAAGTTTAGCACAAAATGGGTTAGAATATGGTCATGATAAATTCGACCGGGAACGCTATGAACGAATTAGAGCTATCGCAACCGAAATGATGGCTGCTAAAACCGGCTTGCCATTAAAGCAGGTCAAATCATTGTTTAGTAGTGATGACGGCTACCAAACCCCTAAATTAGGGACACGGGCCGCAATTTTTAAGGACGATCAAATCTTGCTGGTCAGAGAAACTATCGACGGCGCTTGGTCAATGCCAGGCGGCTGGTGTGAACCCAATATGTCTGTTACCCAAAATTGTATTAAGGAAGCCAAAGAGGAATCAGGACGTGATGTCGAAGCTGAACGCGTGATTACAATTTGCGACCATAACCATACAATTCGCGGTGAACGAGCAATTAATGTCGTTAATGTGTTCTTCTTGTGTCGTGAAATTGGCGGGGAGTTTGTTAAAAATACTGAAACAAGCGACTGCCGCTATTTTAGCCTTGAAAACTTGCCTGAGTTATCAATTGAGCGCAATAGTGAAGCCGAAATCAAGACATGTTTTGATGCATATCATGATCCTAACTGGCAGACAACTTTTGAATAA
- a CDS encoding DegV family protein, which yields MKIALVTDSTSVITKQEAEDNNIIVVPIPVIIGNQEYLEGIDITSDKLFELQREGADFPKTSQPSMGDMITLFDKLHDEGYEAIIAITLSSGISGFYQTLCNIAQNHPAYNLHPVDTKMTVRLQGNLVLAAAKMIKNGLDLTTILDHLDKIRATIDEVFVVNDLKNLSRGGRLSNAGAFIGSMLNIKPLLTFKDGDIVAFDKIRSMKRAFTKMENLTVEKISQLPYKDKIKLFIIDSNDESQVKEANEFLLKEFPDKTISITKFSPGIATHLGEKSLAIGWMIDIDKIDLTK from the coding sequence ATGAAAATTGCATTAGTTACCGATAGTACTAGCGTTATAACTAAACAAGAAGCTGAAGACAATAATATTATTGTTGTACCAATTCCAGTTATTATTGGTAATCAGGAATACTTAGAGGGCATTGATATTACTTCCGACAAGCTTTTTGAGCTGCAGAGAGAGGGCGCAGATTTTCCTAAGACCTCACAGCCAAGTATGGGTGACATGATTACACTTTTTGACAAGCTGCATGATGAGGGATACGAGGCAATTATTGCAATCACACTTTCTAGTGGTATTTCTGGTTTTTATCAGACTTTATGTAATATTGCTCAAAATCATCCAGCATACAATCTTCATCCTGTTGACACTAAGATGACTGTGCGTTTGCAAGGCAATTTAGTATTGGCTGCTGCTAAGATGATTAAAAACGGTTTAGATTTAACAACAATCCTTGACCATTTAGATAAGATTAGAGCAACAATTGATGAAGTTTTTGTTGTTAATGACCTTAAGAATCTAAGTCGCGGCGGTCGGTTAAGTAACGCTGGTGCATTTATCGGCTCAATGCTCAATATCAAGCCACTGTTAACTTTCAAAGACGGTGACATTGTTGCATTTGACAAAATTCGGTCAATGAAACGTGCTTTTACCAAAATGGAAAATTTGACGGTTGAAAAAATTAGTCAATTGCCATACAAAGATAAAATCAAGTTATTTATCATTGATTCAAACGATGAAAGTCAAGTTAAGGAAGCCAATGAATTCTTGCTAAAAGAATTTCCAGACAAGACAATTTCAATCACCAAATTTAGTCCCGGAATTGCGACACACTTAGGTGAAAAATCACTTGCCATTGGCTGGATGATTGATATTGACAAAATTGATTTAACAAAATAA
- a CDS encoding MarR family winged helix-turn-helix transcriptional regulator gives MDILSFSTIAAQIKNEISRTCGLNLSQTRILLYFDKNGNQPLKMGSLANKLNISLSTLSRQLQQKKTLTLVKIIRSESDSSKSVVLNDAGVRKADELKATLKQIEQMLFEDLSQGEISQLNAIINQLLTKLETAKSL, from the coding sequence ATGGATATTTTATCTTTTAGCACGATTGCCGCGCAAATAAAAAATGAAATCAGTCGTACATGTGGGTTAAACTTATCGCAAACTAGGATTTTACTATATTTTGATAAAAATGGTAATCAGCCATTAAAAATGGGGAGTTTAGCAAATAAGCTAAATATTTCTTTATCAACTTTAAGTAGGCAATTGCAGCAGAAAAAGACGTTAACATTAGTAAAAATCATTCGTTCAGAGAGTGATTCTAGTAAGTCAGTTGTTTTAAATGATGCTGGCGTTCGTAAAGCAGATGAATTAAAGGCTACTTTAAAGCAGATTGAACAAATGCTCTTTGAAGACCTATCACAAGGTGAAATCAGCCAGTTGAATGCTATCATTAACCAGCTATTAACTAAGTTAGAAACTGCAAAGTCTCTCTAG